A window from Odocoileus virginianus isolate 20LAN1187 ecotype Illinois chromosome 24, Ovbor_1.2, whole genome shotgun sequence encodes these proteins:
- the LOC110124447 gene encoding ankyrin repeat domain-containing protein 26-like isoform X1, protein MELRTKDLGSELSKMKTFEDSNKAELEKYKQHYLEELKVRKSLEKKLDKTNERLAEMSTELEVEKQQNRSLLSTLRSTPFLEPSSVGNFNPTSGFNANLISGANVGFSTSIPHRSNDSVETYLTKVKQRQRKELESVQHSEHPFQAHLGPQHPASLLRLTSRNLRTVLWLCFHHRLVLPPQMKTVGLWSQVRGLCGLLYISFCDSVTSGI, encoded by the exons ATGGAACTCAGAACTAAAGACTTGGGATCTGAACTCTCCAAGATGAAAACTTTTGAAGATTCTAATAAAGCAGAGTTGGAAAAATATAAGCAACACTACCTAGAGGAACTAAAAGTTAGaaagtcattggaaaagaaacTAGACAA GACTAATGAGAGGCTGGCAGAGATGAGCACCGAACTTGAGGTGGAGAAACAGCAGAACAGATCTTTACTCAGCACTCTTCGCAGCACACCATTCCTGGAGCCCTCTTCTGTTGGAAATTTCAATCCTACTTCAGGGTTCAATGCAAATCTTATTTCAGGAGCAAACGTAGGGTTTTCTACCTCAATTCCACACCGTTCAAATGACAGCGTGGAGACTTACTTGACCAAg GTGAAgcagaggcagagaaaagagtTGGAAAGTGTGCAGCACAGTGAACATCCATTCCAAGcacacctgggcccccagcatccTGCATCCCTCCTCAG GTTAACTTCGAGGAATTTAAGGACGGTTTTGTGGCTGTGTTTTCATCACAGGCTGGTCTTGCCTCCTCAGATGAAGACAGTGGGTCTTTGGAGTCAGGTGAGAGGCCTTTGTGGCCTTCTTTACATCTCTTTCTGTGATTCTGTGACTTCTGGAATATGA
- the LOC110124447 gene encoding ankyrin repeat domain-containing protein 26-like isoform X2, giving the protein MELRTKDLGSELSKMKTFEDSNKAELEKYKQHYLEELKVRKSLEKKLDKTNERLAEMSTELEVEKQQNRSLLSTLRSTPFLEPSSVGNFNPTSGFNANLISGANVGFSTSIPHRSNDSVETYLTKVNFEEFKDGFVAVFSSQAGLASSDEDSGSLESGERPLWPSLHLFL; this is encoded by the exons ATGGAACTCAGAACTAAAGACTTGGGATCTGAACTCTCCAAGATGAAAACTTTTGAAGATTCTAATAAAGCAGAGTTGGAAAAATATAAGCAACACTACCTAGAGGAACTAAAAGTTAGaaagtcattggaaaagaaacTAGACAA GACTAATGAGAGGCTGGCAGAGATGAGCACCGAACTTGAGGTGGAGAAACAGCAGAACAGATCTTTACTCAGCACTCTTCGCAGCACACCATTCCTGGAGCCCTCTTCTGTTGGAAATTTCAATCCTACTTCAGGGTTCAATGCAAATCTTATTTCAGGAGCAAACGTAGGGTTTTCTACCTCAATTCCACACCGTTCAAATGACAGCGTGGAGACTTACTTGACCAAg GTTAACTTCGAGGAATTTAAGGACGGTTTTGTGGCTGTGTTTTCATCACAGGCTGGTCTTGCCTCCTCAGATGAAGACAGTGGGTCTTTGGAGTCAGGTGAGAGGCCTTTGTGGCCTTCTTTACATCTCTTTCTGTGA